A region from the Gemmatimonadaceae bacterium genome encodes:
- a CDS encoding MCP four helix bundle domain-containing protein, with the protein MTWYTHLKLGVKLLTSFSALVAITAFVGVFSVLKMKTVNDQSTIIADNWLPSVEKTSAMNTATSDIRIAQFLHVVSTTDEAMSGAEKDIATLTKSLDSIGTEYAPLISSDAERALYDRFTARWKEYTAEPPRVWRRLG; encoded by the coding sequence ATGACTTGGTACACGCATCTCAAGCTCGGTGTGAAGCTGTTGACGTCGTTCTCGGCACTGGTCGCCATCACGGCCTTTGTTGGGGTCTTCTCCGTGCTCAAAATGAAGACGGTCAATGACCAGTCAACGATCATCGCCGACAACTGGTTGCCCAGCGTCGAAAAGACCTCGGCGATGAACACGGCGACGTCGGACATCCGGATTGCGCAGTTTCTGCATGTGGTCTCGACCACTGATGAAGCCATGAGCGGTGCCGAGAAGGACATCGCGACGTTGACCAAGTCGCTCGACTCGATTGGCACCGAGTACGCGCCGCTGATTTCGAGCGACGCGGAACGCGCCTTGTACGATCGGTTCACGGCCCGGTGGAAGGAGTACA